From one Enterobacter kobei genomic stretch:
- the recJ gene encoding single-stranded-DNA-specific exonuclease RecJ, with protein sequence MKLQRQLRRREPDPAANLPDNLPPLLRRLYASRGVVSPAELERGVKGMLPWQQLSGVETAAEHLYQAFKQGLRIMVVGDFDADGATSTALSVLAMRAMGCPNVAYLVPNRFDDGYGLSPEVVDQAHARGAQLILTVDNGISSHAGVDRAHELGIPVLVTDHHLPGDTLPDAEAIVNPNLRDCAFPSKSLAGVGVAFYLMLALRTHLRDQGWFEAQGLAIPNLAELLDLVALGTVADVVPLDTNNRILTWQGLSRIRAGKCRPGIKALLEVANRDAQKLAASDLGFALGPRLNAAGRLDDMSVGVALLLCDNVGEARVLASELDALNQTRKEIEQGMQAEALALCEKLERSSEALPGGLAMYHPEWHQGVVGILASRLKERFNRPVIAFAPAGEGLLKGSGRSIQGLHMRDALERLDTLYPGMMIKFGGHAMAAGLSLEVARFDEFQQRFGALVTEWLDPALLQGEIVSDGPLEAQEMTLGVAEMLRDAGPWGQMFPEPLFDGHFRLLQQRIVGERHLKVMVEPIGGGPLLDGIAFNVDTSLWPDNGVREVNLAYKLDVNEFRGNRSVQLIIDDIWPI encoded by the coding sequence GTGAAACTTCAGAGACAACTTCGCCGTCGCGAGCCGGATCCGGCGGCAAATCTGCCGGATAACCTGCCGCCCCTGTTACGCCGCTTATATGCCAGCCGCGGCGTGGTATCGCCTGCGGAACTGGAGCGCGGTGTGAAAGGCATGTTGCCCTGGCAGCAGCTAAGCGGTGTGGAGACGGCGGCGGAGCATCTGTATCAGGCGTTCAAGCAGGGGCTGCGCATCATGGTGGTCGGTGATTTTGATGCCGACGGCGCCACCAGCACCGCGCTGAGCGTACTGGCAATGCGCGCGATGGGCTGTCCGAATGTCGCCTATCTGGTGCCGAACCGCTTTGACGATGGCTACGGCTTAAGCCCGGAAGTGGTTGATCAGGCCCATGCCCGTGGCGCGCAGCTGATCCTCACCGTGGATAACGGCATTTCGTCTCATGCAGGCGTGGATCGCGCCCATGAACTGGGCATTCCGGTGCTGGTGACCGATCACCACCTGCCTGGCGACACGCTGCCAGATGCAGAAGCCATCGTTAACCCGAACCTGCGCGACTGCGCATTTCCGTCGAAATCGCTGGCGGGTGTCGGGGTGGCTTTTTACCTGATGCTGGCGCTGCGCACCCATCTGCGCGATCAGGGCTGGTTTGAAGCGCAGGGACTGGCGATCCCTAATCTGGCTGAACTGCTGGATCTGGTGGCGCTGGGCACCGTGGCTGACGTGGTGCCCCTCGACACAAACAACCGTATTCTCACCTGGCAGGGGTTGAGCCGTATCCGGGCGGGCAAGTGCCGTCCTGGCATCAAAGCCCTGCTGGAAGTTGCCAATCGTGACGCGCAAAAACTTGCAGCCAGCGATCTGGGCTTTGCTCTCGGTCCGCGCCTGAACGCCGCCGGACGACTGGATGACATGTCGGTCGGCGTGGCGTTGCTGCTGTGCGATAACGTTGGCGAAGCCCGCGTGCTGGCCAGCGAGCTGGATGCGCTAAACCAGACGCGCAAAGAGATCGAGCAGGGGATGCAGGCCGAAGCGCTGGCGCTGTGCGAAAAGCTGGAGCGCAGCAGCGAAGCGCTGCCGGGCGGGCTGGCGATGTATCATCCCGAATGGCATCAGGGCGTGGTCGGCATTCTTGCCTCCCGCCTGAAGGAGCGCTTTAACCGGCCGGTGATCGCCTTTGCCCCCGCAGGCGAAGGCCTGCTGAAAGGCTCGGGCCGTTCTATTCAGGGGCTGCACATGCGCGATGCGCTGGAGCGCCTGGATACGCTCTATCCTGGCATGATGATTAAATTCGGCGGCCATGCGATGGCTGCCGGGCTGTCGCTGGAAGTGGCGCGTTTCGACGAGTTCCAGCAGCGCTTTGGCGCGCTGGTGACCGAATGGCTGGATCCGGCGCTGTTGCAGGGGGAGATCGTGTCCGATGGCCCGCTGGAGGCGCAGGAGATGACCCTCGGCGTTGCCGAAATGCTGCGTGATGCCGGGCCGTGGGGACAGATGTTCCCGGAACCGCTGTTTGACGGCCATTTTCGCCTGTTGCAGCAGCGTATTGTTGGCGAACGTCATCTGAAAGTGATGGTCGAGCCGATCGGCGGCGGTCCGCTGCTCGATGGCATCGCCTTTAATGTCGATACCAGCCTCTGGCCGGACAACGGCGTGCGCGAGGTGAACCTCGCCTACAAACTGGATGTAAACGAGTTCCGTGGCAATCGCAGCGTTCAACTGATCATCGACGACATCTGGCCAATTTAG
- a CDS encoding response regulator: MIPSSCFDLNALPVAVMIYDQAERLQAWNDKVTQFYPVIGPWLTTGTTLEALAEKFIDAVYNIDPDKRQSLREAIIRNCRQPQHYEVRQAGQRQYFVQHQRLPDGGIVSLHSDITQLDEARRSRHQLHEDFLLTAESIQIGIWDWQVSQDNLQVNDTLLAMVGQSRMQWQHPVRFLLNLVHEEDRATLRQALAASKKDHMPVFECEIRVRHPKEGWRWMLLSGQVVTMTIQREAERVIGTLQDITRRKEAELIAIEAAKVAREANEAKSAFLANMSHEIRTPMNGILGMTQLCLDTPLTADQREYLSLVMSSAQSLLHIINDILDFSKIEAGKVELDEEPVDIRPFVQSLIRPHMPAASEKGIELLVDIAPTVPDVLRVDGPRLRQILTNLLGNALKFTPQGEVLLAIEPADSADHWRFRVRDSGIGIPPDKQKAIFEAFSQADSSTTRRYGGTGLGLTISARLVKIMGGELSVSSEPGAGSEFAFTLPLTGQQVSAACRTVPAHFNGERVLVVDDNSTNLRLLDTMLGQMGLQPTCVNNATEALRRASGETPWPLIILDAQMPDMDGVSLALELSVLPQASHSQIIMLSSMSRHFDAKMLKRIGISHYLHKPVARHELHQAIASALGPQPTPFVPPPAVIAAPVDSAHQGLRVLLAEDNLVNQKVASRLLERLGHDCTVVNNGREALERWRADRWDVLLIDLQMPEMDGETAIRLLRDEQQTHQPAIAMTAHAMQGDKARCLAMGFDGYIAKPVTQDALRDEILRVSRPVEEGLPDEARLLKQCADDAELVDELLTLFREGLEDALAAIVQAIAHDDRDALRRAAHKLRGEALALDFTDLTHLLQRLESDAQTLDDGELKTLRDGLYAEASRIMAWLQRRAQEVNHDA, translated from the coding sequence ATGATCCCCTCTTCCTGCTTCGATCTGAATGCGCTGCCGGTGGCGGTAATGATCTACGACCAGGCCGAACGGCTTCAGGCCTGGAATGACAAAGTGACACAGTTTTATCCAGTGATCGGCCCGTGGCTTACCACGGGCACGACGCTGGAGGCGCTTGCTGAAAAATTTATCGATGCGGTTTACAACATCGATCCTGATAAAAGGCAAAGCCTGCGCGAGGCCATTATCCGCAACTGCCGTCAGCCACAGCATTATGAAGTACGCCAGGCCGGGCAGCGGCAGTATTTTGTCCAGCATCAGCGGCTGCCGGATGGCGGTATCGTCAGCCTGCACAGCGACATTACCCAGCTCGACGAAGCCCGCCGTTCCCGCCACCAGCTGCATGAGGATTTTTTACTGACCGCCGAGTCGATTCAGATCGGCATCTGGGACTGGCAAGTATCGCAGGATAATTTACAGGTCAACGACACCCTGCTCGCTATGGTTGGTCAGTCGCGCATGCAGTGGCAGCATCCGGTTCGTTTTCTGCTTAATCTGGTGCATGAAGAAGATCGTGCGACGCTGCGCCAGGCGCTGGCCGCCTCGAAAAAAGATCATATGCCGGTGTTTGAGTGCGAGATCCGCGTGCGCCATCCGAAAGAGGGATGGCGCTGGATGCTACTGTCCGGGCAGGTGGTGACGATGACCATTCAGCGCGAGGCAGAGCGGGTGATCGGCACGCTACAGGACATTACCCGGCGCAAGGAAGCTGAGCTTATCGCCATTGAAGCCGCGAAAGTGGCCCGCGAGGCCAACGAGGCGAAAAGCGCCTTTCTCGCCAATATGAGCCATGAGATCCGCACGCCAATGAACGGCATATTAGGCATGACGCAGCTCTGCCTGGACACGCCGCTGACGGCGGATCAGCGGGAGTATCTTTCGCTGGTGATGAGTTCCGCCCAGTCGCTGCTGCATATCATCAACGACATTCTCGACTTCTCTAAAATCGAAGCGGGCAAAGTGGAACTGGACGAGGAGCCGGTGGACATTCGCCCCTTCGTTCAGTCGCTGATCCGCCCGCATATGCCCGCCGCCAGCGAAAAAGGTATCGAACTGCTGGTGGACATTGCCCCGACCGTGCCGGACGTGCTGCGTGTGGACGGCCCACGGTTGCGCCAGATCCTCACTAATCTTTTGGGAAATGCACTGAAATTTACCCCGCAGGGAGAAGTGCTGCTGGCGATCGAACCTGCCGACAGCGCGGATCACTGGCGTTTCCGGGTGCGTGACAGCGGCATCGGTATTCCGCCGGATAAGCAAAAAGCCATTTTCGAGGCGTTCAGCCAGGCGGACAGCTCAACCACCCGTCGCTATGGCGGCACCGGGCTGGGGCTGACCATCTCTGCCCGGCTGGTGAAAATCATGGGCGGTGAACTGTCGGTGAGCAGCGAACCCGGCGCGGGGAGCGAATTTGCCTTTACGCTGCCGCTCACCGGCCAGCAGGTATCCGCCGCCTGCCGCACGGTGCCAGCACATTTCAACGGTGAACGAGTGCTGGTAGTGGACGATAACAGCACCAATCTGCGCCTGCTCGATACCATGCTCGGTCAGATGGGACTGCAACCGACCTGTGTGAATAACGCCACCGAAGCGTTACGCCGGGCGTCCGGGGAAACGCCGTGGCCGCTGATTATTCTTGATGCGCAGATGCCGGATATGGACGGCGTATCGCTGGCGCTGGAACTGTCCGTCCTGCCGCAGGCCAGCCACAGCCAGATCATTATGCTCAGCTCGATGAGCCGCCATTTCGACGCCAAAATGCTCAAACGCATTGGCATCTCCCACTATTTACACAAACCGGTGGCCCGTCACGAGTTGCATCAGGCCATCGCCAGCGCGCTTGGGCCACAGCCCACTCCCTTTGTACCGCCGCCAGCGGTTATCGCCGCCCCTGTCGACAGTGCCCATCAGGGACTGCGGGTATTACTCGCCGAAGATAATCTCGTGAATCAGAAAGTTGCCAGCCGCCTGCTGGAGCGACTCGGGCATGACTGTACAGTGGTAAATAATGGCCGCGAGGCGCTGGAGCGCTGGCGCGCCGACCGCTGGGATGTGCTGTTAATTGATTTACAGATGCCGGAGATGGACGGCGAAACGGCGATCCGGCTGTTGCGGGATGAGCAACAGACGCATCAGCCTGCCATCGCCATGACCGCCCACGCCATGCAGGGTGATAAAGCGCGCTGCCTGGCAATGGGCTTCGACGGCTATATCGCCAAGCCGGTGACCCAGGACGCGCTGCGGGATGAGATCCTGCGCGTCAGCCGTCCTGTAGAAGAGGGATTGCCGGACGAAGCACGTCTGCTGAAGCAGTGCGCCGATGATGCGGAACTGGTGGACGAACTGTTAACGCTGTTCCGTGAAGGGCTGGAGGACGCGCTGGCAGCCATAGTGCAGGCGATAGCGCACGACGACCGTGATGCGCTGCGCCGGGCGGCGCATAAACTGCGCGGTGAAGCCCTGGCACTGGATTTCACTGACCTCACGCACCTGTTGCAACGGCTGGAAAGCGACGCGCAGACGCTGGATGACGGCGAACTGAAAACCCTGCGGGATGGCCTGTATGCCGAGGCAAGCCGCATTATGGCGTGGCTGCAACGCCGGGCGCAGGAGGTCAACCATGATGCGTAA
- the prfB gene encoding peptide chain release factor 2 (programmed frameshift), whose product MFEINPVKNRIQDLTERSDVLRGYLDYDAKKERLEEVNAELEQSDVWNEPERAQALGKERSSLEAIVETLDQMSQGLEDVAGLLELAVEADDEETFNEAVAELDGLEEKLVQLEFRRMFSGEYDSADCYLDIQAGSGGTEAQDWASMLTRMYLRWAEARGFKTEIIEESEGEVAGIKSVTIKISGDYAYGWLRTETGVHRLVRKSPFDSGGRRHTSFSSAFVYPEVDDDIDIEINPADLRIDVYRASGAGGQHVNRTESAVRITHIPTNTVTQCQNDRSQHKNKDQAMKQMKAKLYELEMQKKNAEKQAMEDNKSDIGWGSQIRSYVLDDSRIKDLRTGVETRNTQAVLDGSLDQFIEASLKAGL is encoded by the exons ATGTTTGAAATCAATCCGGTAAAAAACCGCATTCAGGACCTCACAGAGCGCTCGGACGTTCTTAGGGGGTATCTT GACTACGATGCCAAGAAAGAGCGTCTGGAAGAAGTAAACGCCGAGCTGGAACAGTCGGACGTATGGAACGAACCTGAACGCGCTCAGGCGCTGGGTAAAGAGCGTTCCTCCCTCGAAGCCATCGTTGAAACGCTGGATCAAATGAGCCAGGGTCTGGAAGACGTTGCCGGCCTGCTTGAGCTGGCCGTAGAAGCTGACGACGAAGAAACCTTCAACGAAGCCGTGGCTGAACTGGACGGTCTGGAAGAGAAGCTGGTACAGCTTGAATTCCGCCGTATGTTCTCCGGTGAATATGACAGCGCCGACTGCTACCTGGATATCCAGGCGGGCTCCGGTGGCACCGAAGCGCAGGACTGGGCAAGCATGCTGACCCGTATGTACCTGCGCTGGGCGGAAGCACGCGGCTTCAAAACTGAAATTATCGAAGAGTCGGAAGGTGAAGTGGCGGGTATCAAATCCGTGACCATCAAGATTTCCGGCGATTATGCCTACGGCTGGCTGCGTACCGAAACCGGCGTTCACCGCCTGGTGCGTAAGAGCCCGTTTGACTCCGGCGGCCGCCGTCACACCTCGTTCAGCTCCGCGTTTGTCTACCCGGAAGTGGATGACGATATTGATATCGAAATCAACCCGGCAGACCTGCGTATCGACGTTTACCGCGCCTCCGGTGCGGGTGGTCAGCACGTTAACCGTACTGAATCGGCGGTGCGTATCACGCACATTCCGACCAACACCGTCACGCAGTGCCAGAACGACCGCTCTCAGCATAAGAACAAAGACCAGGCCATGAAGCAGATGAAAGCGAAGCTTTATGAACTGGAAATGCAGAAGAAAAACGCTGAGAAGCAGGCGATGGAAGACAACAAGTCCGACATCGGCTGGGGCAGCCAGATCCGTTCTTATGTGCTGGACGACTCCCGCATCAAAGACCTGCGTACCGGTGTAGAAACCCGTAATACGCAGGCGGTGCTGGATGGCAGTCTGGACCAATTTATTGAAGCAAGTTTGAAAGCAGGGCTATGA
- the actS gene encoding amidase activator ActS has product MICSHAHLFRGSVLIAGRLMKNPCRLLICLAFSLLLAACSSKNAADGETYTVKRGDTLSKISRMTGTSVKELARLNGISPPYTIEIGQRLRVNSGGKSSGSSGKGGKTASARPSASVPLASWPPVGQRCWRWPTNGKIILPYSSADGGNKGLDIAGTRGQPVYAAGAGKVVYVGNQLRGYGNLIMIKHSEDYITAYAHNDSLLVNNGQSVKIGQKIATMGSTDADSVRLHFQLRYRATAIDPARYLPPQGSPPKC; this is encoded by the coding sequence ATGATATGCAGTCATGCTCATTTGTTCCGGGGAAGTGTTTTGATTGCAGGACGCCTGATGAAAAATCCGTGTCGACTTCTTATCTGCCTGGCGTTCAGCCTGTTGCTGGCGGCATGCTCATCGAAAAATGCCGCCGATGGCGAGACTTACACCGTTAAACGCGGTGACACCTTATCTAAAATTTCGCGCATGACCGGCACCAGCGTCAAAGAGCTGGCGCGCCTGAACGGGATTTCCCCGCCTTACACCATTGAAATCGGCCAGCGTCTGCGGGTTAACAGCGGCGGCAAATCCAGCGGCTCCTCAGGGAAGGGCGGCAAAACCGCATCCGCCAGACCATCAGCCTCGGTGCCGTTAGCCTCGTGGCCGCCGGTGGGGCAACGCTGCTGGCGCTGGCCGACGAACGGCAAAATTATCCTCCCGTACTCCTCCGCCGATGGCGGTAACAAAGGGCTGGATATTGCTGGTACGCGCGGACAGCCGGTATACGCCGCCGGTGCCGGTAAAGTGGTGTATGTGGGTAATCAACTGCGCGGTTACGGCAATCTGATTATGATCAAGCACAGCGAGGATTACATTACGGCCTATGCCCACAATGATTCGCTGCTGGTGAATAACGGCCAGAGTGTGAAAATTGGCCAGAAGATTGCCACCATGGGCAGCACCGACGCCGACTCGGTGCGACTGCACTTCCAGCTGCGTTATCGCGCCACCGCTATCGATCCGGCGCGTTATCTGCCGCCACAGGGCAGTCCGCCTAAATGTTGA
- the lysS gene encoding lysine--tRNA ligase — protein MSEQQAQGAETVVDLNNELKARREKLAQLREQGVAFPNDFRRDHTSDQLHADYDAKENDELEALGIEVAVAGRMMTRRIMGKASFVTLQDVGGRIQLYVSRDDLAEGIYNEQFKKWDLGDILGARGKLFKTKTGELSIHCTELRLLTKALRPLPDKFHGLQDQEARYRQRYLDLIANEESRNTFKIRSQIMAGIRQFMVSRDFMEVETPMMQVIPGGASARPFVTHHNALDLDMYLRIAPELYLKRLVVGGFDRVFEINRNFRNEGISVRHNPEFTMMELYMAYADYKDLIELTESLFRTLAQDILGSTIVPYGDQTFDFGKPFEKLTMREAIKKYRPETDLADLDNFDSAKAIAESLGIKVEKSWGLGRIVTEIFEETAEAHLIQPTFITEYPAEVSPLARRNDENPEITDRFEFFIGGREIGNGFSELNDAQDQAKRFQDQVDAKAAGDDEAMFFDEDYVTALEHGLPPTAGLGIGIDRMVMLFTNSHTIRDVILFPAMRPVK, from the coding sequence ATGTCTGAACAACAAGCACAGGGCGCTGAAACCGTAGTTGATCTGAACAATGAACTGAAAGCTCGCCGCGAAAAGCTGGCACAACTGCGTGAGCAGGGTGTTGCGTTCCCGAACGATTTCCGTCGCGATCATACCTCTGACCAGCTGCACGCCGACTACGACGCCAAAGAGAATGACGAGCTGGAAGCGCTCGGCATCGAAGTTGCCGTTGCTGGCCGTATGATGACCCGCCGTATCATGGGTAAAGCCTCGTTCGTGACGCTGCAGGACGTGGGCGGTCGTATTCAGCTGTACGTCTCCCGTGACGATCTGGCGGAAGGCATCTACAACGAGCAGTTCAAAAAGTGGGATCTCGGTGACATCCTCGGCGCGCGCGGCAAGCTGTTCAAGACAAAAACCGGCGAGCTGTCCATCCACTGCACCGAGCTGCGTCTGCTGACGAAAGCGCTGCGCCCGCTGCCGGACAAATTCCATGGCCTGCAGGATCAGGAAGCGCGCTATCGTCAGCGCTACCTGGATCTCATCGCTAACGAAGAATCCCGTAACACCTTCAAGATCCGCTCGCAGATCATGGCCGGTATCCGCCAGTTCATGGTGAGCCGCGACTTTATGGAAGTGGAAACCCCGATGATGCAGGTCATCCCGGGCGGTGCTTCTGCACGTCCGTTTGTGACACATCACAACGCGCTGGATCTGGACATGTACCTGCGTATCGCGCCGGAACTGTACCTCAAGCGTCTGGTGGTTGGCGGCTTCGATCGCGTGTTCGAGATCAACCGTAACTTCCGTAACGAAGGCATCTCCGTTCGCCATAACCCTGAGTTCACCATGATGGAACTCTATATGGCCTACGCGGATTACAAAGATCTGATCGAGCTGACCGAGTCCCTGTTCCGCACCCTGGCGCAGGATATTCTCGGCAGCACCATAGTGCCTTACGGCGATCAGACCTTCGATTTCGGCAAGCCGTTCGAAAAACTGACTATGCGCGAAGCGATCAAGAAATACCGTCCGGAAACGGATCTGGCCGATCTGGATAACTTTGACAGCGCGAAAGCCATTGCGGAAAGCCTGGGCATCAAAGTTGAGAAGAGCTGGGGCCTGGGCCGCATCGTGACGGAGATCTTCGAAGAGACCGCCGAAGCGCATCTGATCCAGCCGACCTTCATCACCGAATATCCGGCAGAAGTGTCTCCGCTGGCGCGTCGTAACGATGAAAACCCGGAGATCACCGATCGCTTTGAATTCTTCATCGGTGGTCGTGAAATCGGTAACGGCTTTAGCGAGCTGAACGATGCGCAGGATCAGGCGAAACGCTTCCAGGATCAGGTTGACGCGAAAGCGGCGGGCGACGACGAAGCGATGTTCTTCGACGAAGACTACGTTACCGCGCTGGAGCACGGCCTGCCGCCGACCGCTGGCCTCGGCATTGGTATCGACCGTATGGTGATGCTGTTCACCAACAGCCACACCATCCGCGACGTGATCCTCTTCCCGGCTATGCGCCCGGTTAAATAA
- the idi gene encoding isopentenyl-diphosphate Delta-isomerase — protein sequence MLQEHVILLDEQGMASGTQEKYAAHHADTPLHLAFSSWLFNEHGECLLTRRSLHKKAWPGVWTNSVCGHPQSGEDFTAAVIRRCQFEVGATIAAIAPVYPEFRYCETDPSGIVENEVCPVFAARITTPLAVNADEVMDYQWVTLEALFCAVDATPWAFSPWMVQQVARPEVRERLRVFAAA from the coding sequence ATGTTGCAGGAACATGTGATTTTACTGGATGAACAGGGAATGGCGTCCGGAACCCAGGAAAAATATGCCGCGCATCATGCCGACACGCCCCTGCACCTGGCTTTCTCCAGCTGGCTGTTCAATGAGCACGGTGAGTGCCTGCTAACCCGTCGTTCTCTGCATAAAAAAGCCTGGCCGGGCGTGTGGACGAACTCCGTGTGCGGGCATCCGCAGAGCGGGGAAGATTTTACCGCCGCGGTGATCCGCCGCTGCCAGTTTGAAGTTGGCGCGACCATCGCCGCCATTGCGCCGGTCTATCCGGAATTCCGCTACTGCGAGACCGATCCCTCGGGCATTGTCGAAAACGAAGTTTGTCCGGTGTTCGCCGCGCGCATCACCACGCCGCTGGCGGTCAACGCCGATGAAGTGATGGATTATCAGTGGGTGACGCTGGAAGCGCTGTTCTGCGCCGTGGATGCCACGCCCTGGGCGTTTAGCCCGTGGATGGTGCAGCAGGTCGCCCGGCCTGAGGTGCGTGAACGGCTACGTGTTTTCGCTGCCGCATAA
- a CDS encoding glycoside hydrolase family 2 protein: protein MMRNLILLLSCLVPLAQAATTPVTWSLAGQWQVHDANDGTTSSIAGWRALRVPANWYSAGYDHQGALMYRHAFTLPEQPADTMATLVFDGVDYFADVTLNDQLLTRHEGYFQRFSVDVSKALQRHNTLTVRVDSPFEDPKTVWPLHKTLMKGVLNQHDSRPGGAWSPQGQDANSGGIWAPVRLHLSRGATLDEIILRPDWTQGLDKPALQAEIRYRAIEGGNTTLRLTAVPANFNGQRFQQAFPVTLQKTDGSARTLKVTLPMNAAKLWWPKGYGQPHLYQVRATLTDNQGVMDTAVTRTGLRKMEEQPDNKGWLINDKRIFIKGSNYIGSPWLSTMTREKYRRDFRLVEEMNANAIRVHGHVAGRGLYEVADEMGLMIWQDVPLQWGYDDSAAFADNAARQTREMVEQFGNSPAIIAWGGHNEPPWNSPWMEKRFPDWRKDLNRTLTEKVADALATDRSRIVRRFSAVEEHYWAGWYFGTIRDLLSPAKTAIITEFGAQALPRLSTLKTIIPPDMLWPKTTAADDPGWTRWKYHNFQPFQTFKFANIPRGKSVQEMIANTQAYQAQLVATAAESYRRQRYQPVTALFHFMFVETWPSINWGVVDYLRKPKAGYYALQKAYQPLLPSIEPVTAQWQPGQPATVRLWAINDTWSACDQCQLKWQVTQDQRVLDKGEIILTLPADSGQKVQELTVTPADKHAVEIKYWIEDRHGKKVGANALRVQPGEK from the coding sequence ATGATGCGTAATCTCATCCTGTTACTGAGTTGCCTCGTGCCGCTGGCACAGGCAGCAACGACGCCTGTGACCTGGTCCCTCGCCGGACAGTGGCAGGTACATGACGCCAACGACGGCACTACCTCCTCCATCGCTGGCTGGCGTGCCCTCCGGGTGCCAGCTAACTGGTACAGCGCGGGCTACGACCATCAGGGAGCGCTGATGTACCGTCACGCCTTTACCCTGCCCGAACAGCCCGCCGATACCATGGCTACGCTGGTGTTTGACGGCGTCGATTATTTTGCCGACGTGACGCTTAACGATCAGCTGCTGACCCGTCATGAGGGTTATTTCCAGCGTTTTTCCGTGGATGTCAGCAAGGCGCTGCAGCGTCATAACACCCTGACAGTGAGGGTGGACAGCCCGTTTGAAGATCCGAAGACCGTCTGGCCGTTGCACAAAACGCTGATGAAAGGCGTCCTCAATCAGCACGACAGCCGACCGGGCGGTGCCTGGTCGCCACAGGGACAGGACGCCAACTCGGGCGGTATCTGGGCGCCGGTGCGACTGCATCTCAGCCGGGGCGCCACCCTCGATGAGATCATTCTGCGCCCGGACTGGACGCAGGGGCTGGACAAACCCGCGCTACAGGCGGAGATCCGCTATCGGGCCATCGAAGGCGGCAATACCACCCTGCGCCTGACGGCCGTCCCCGCCAACTTTAACGGCCAGCGTTTTCAGCAGGCATTTCCGGTCACGCTGCAGAAGACCGACGGCTCCGCCCGCACGCTGAAGGTCACGCTACCGATGAACGCTGCGAAGCTCTGGTGGCCAAAGGGCTATGGTCAACCGCATTTATATCAAGTGCGTGCCACGCTCACGGATAATCAGGGGGTGATGGATACCGCCGTGACGCGCACCGGCCTGCGCAAAATGGAAGAGCAGCCGGATAACAAAGGCTGGCTCATCAATGACAAACGCATATTTATAAAAGGAAGCAACTATATCGGCTCGCCGTGGCTCAGTACCATGACACGGGAAAAATACCGCCGCGATTTCCGGCTGGTAGAGGAGATGAACGCCAATGCCATCCGCGTTCATGGTCATGTGGCGGGACGCGGGCTGTATGAGGTGGCCGACGAAATGGGGCTGATGATCTGGCAGGATGTGCCGCTGCAATGGGGCTACGACGACAGCGCCGCCTTTGCCGATAACGCCGCACGCCAGACCCGGGAAATGGTGGAGCAGTTCGGCAACTCGCCAGCTATTATCGCCTGGGGCGGCCATAACGAGCCGCCGTGGAATTCGCCGTGGATGGAGAAACGTTTCCCCGACTGGCGTAAAGATTTGAACCGTACGCTGACCGAAAAAGTGGCGGATGCGCTGGCAACGGATCGCTCGCGCATCGTGCGGCGCTTTTCGGCAGTCGAAGAGCACTACTGGGCCGGGTGGTATTTCGGCACTATCCGCGATCTGCTCAGCCCTGCGAAAACCGCCATCATCACCGAGTTTGGCGCGCAAGCGCTGCCGCGGCTGTCGACCCTGAAAACCATTATTCCACCAGACATGCTCTGGCCAAAAACCACCGCGGCCGACGATCCCGGCTGGACGCGCTGGAAATACCACAACTTCCAGCCTTTCCAGACCTTTAAATTCGCCAACATCCCGCGCGGTAAAAGTGTGCAGGAGATGATCGCCAATACTCAGGCTTATCAGGCGCAACTGGTCGCCACGGCGGCAGAAAGCTATCGCCGACAGCGCTATCAGCCAGTGACCGCCCTGTTCCACTTTATGTTTGTCGAGACCTGGCCTTCCATTAACTGGGGCGTGGTGGATTATCTGCGTAAACCGAAAGCGGGCTATTACGCGCTGCAAAAAGCCTATCAGCCGCTGCTGCCGTCTATTGAGCCTGTCACCGCCCAGTGGCAGCCCGGCCAACCCGCTACTGTCCGGCTGTGGGCGATCAACGATACCTGGTCTGCCTGTGACCAGTGTCAGTTGAAATGGCAGGTGACGCAGGACCAGCGTGTACTGGATAAAGGTGAAATTATCCTGACGCTTCCAGCCGATTCCGGTCAAAAGGTGCAGGAACTGACGGTGACGCCTGCGGATAAACATGCGGTGGAGATTAAATATTGGATCGAGGATCGGCACGGGAAAAAGGTCGGGGCGAATGCGTTAAGGGTGCAGCCAGGCGAAAAATAA